The Candidatus Hydrogenedens sp. genome has a window encoding:
- a CDS encoding acetyl-CoA C-acetyltransferase, whose translation MKYVFIIDALRTPVGSLNGILAEVSAVQLGTIVVKELLRRHPEISTEQIDEVIFGEVLTAGLGQNPSRQVSIYSEISQSTPAYTVNMVCGSGMKAIELAWQSIRTERANIVIAGGMENMSQAPYLLKTLRRGSRMGDTTAIDSMIYDGLWDIFNQYHMGITAENIAEKFGVSREAQDQFAYESQMKCAHAFEKGLFQQEIVPINLETKKGTVVLDKDEHPRPDTTLEKLSKLKPAFKPNGTVTAGNASGINDGAAALILVSEDILSKINPAFNPVRIIDIQSMGCAPAYMGLGPIFATRKLLDKNKLTINDIDLWEINEAFSAQSIPCIQQLGMQTDIVNVNGGAIALGHPIGCSGARITTTLIYEMQRRKSRKGIATMCIGGGMGISGLFELV comes from the coding sequence TTGGCAGAAGTATCAGCAGTTCAGTTGGGAACTATTGTCGTGAAAGAATTACTTCGCCGACATCCAGAAATTTCTACTGAACAAATTGATGAAGTCATTTTTGGTGAAGTATTAACCGCAGGGTTAGGACAAAACCCCTCTCGTCAGGTTTCTATTTACAGTGAAATATCTCAGTCCACGCCGGCATATACAGTAAACATGGTCTGTGGCTCCGGGATGAAAGCCATTGAATTGGCTTGGCAAAGTATTCGCACAGAGCGTGCAAATATTGTTATTGCAGGTGGTATGGAAAATATGTCACAGGCACCATACCTTTTAAAAACTTTAAGACGCGGTTCACGAATGGGCGATACTACTGCTATTGACAGCATGATTTATGATGGGCTCTGGGATATCTTCAATCAATACCACATGGGAATAACCGCTGAAAATATTGCCGAAAAATTTGGAGTATCCAGAGAAGCACAAGACCAATTTGCGTATGAAAGTCAGATGAAATGCGCACATGCATTTGAAAAAGGATTGTTCCAGCAAGAAATTGTGCCTATTAATTTGGAAACTAAAAAAGGGACAGTTGTCTTGGATAAAGATGAACATCCTCGTCCAGATACAACATTAGAAAAGTTAAGTAAACTTAAACCTGCTTTTAAACCCAATGGAACGGTTACTGCGGGAAACGCTTCGGGTATTAATGATGGAGCAGCCGCCCTTATACTTGTTTCTGAAGATATTCTGTCTAAAATAAACCCCGCTTTCAATCCTGTTCGCATTATAGATATTCAATCAATGGGCTGTGCCCCTGCCTATATGGGATTAGGACCTATATTTGCTACTCGGAAACTATTGGATAAAAATAAATTGACAATCAATGATATTGACCTATGGGAAATTAACGAAGCTTTTTCCGCTCAATCCATTCCTTGCATACAACAGTTAGGTATGCAGACAGATATTGTAAATGTTAATGGAGGTGCCATTGCCTTAGGACATCCTATTGGTTGCTCTGGTGCACGAATTACAACAACCCTAATCTATGAAATGCAACGGAGAAAATCAAGAAAAGGTATCGCTACCATGTGTATTGGCGGAGGAATGGGAATTAGTGGATTGTTTGAATTAGTGTAA